The sequence TTATCGTGCCAGAAGGTACCCTCCGCCGGATAGATTGCTACCAGCGGCGTTGCTGGCGGATCGAATTTGTTGAAGTCGATGAGCGTAAGCTCTCCCATTGGGAAAGCCGAGATGTAGCTCATACCAAACTTCTTCATGTTTTGACTAAAGACCACTGTATTGTAACCGTAATGCTTGATGCTCCGTCCGAGCTGGCGGATGAAGGCAGTCGCCTGCTCACTCTGCACATCGGCGACGGTCAACCCTTCACGTTTGCCGGTGGCAGCGTAGAACTCGGCGATTAAGGTACTGAGGCCAGTGGTACTAACTTCAGGATCGGTATGCCCCCACGAAAAGCGGCCCCACTCAGGATGCCCGAAACGTCCCCAGCCTTGCGGGTCGTTGCTCAGTTCAAGCATATCTTTCCAGCCGATAGGCCGATTGGGCCAACCCATTGCTTCCGCCATGGGTTTCCACATTGCAATGACAACTGGAGATAGCGCCAGGGGCTTGTTTGAGACAGCAATATTCTGGTTGCCGGTCTCTTGCTTAAGCACCTCAAGCCAGGTACTGGCCGATGGACTCCAGACAGTGACGTTTAATGTACCTTTCTTGATTTCGGTACGAGCGACACCAGACGCTTCACTCATACCTTCTACCACTACACGCCGGTTGTTGACGGTGATTCGTTGCTCATTGAAACGAGCAATTTGCTCGGTGAGCCATTTCTCTTTATCTTGACTATAGGCAAACCTGATCGTAATCGGATTATCATCACCAAGCCCAGCGGGCAAGAAATCGCCACAACCGCTCAACGGTAAGAGGAATATCATCAGAATGGCATAGAGCTTGAACCAGCGCGAAATCATACGGCAGCTTCCTCCTTTGATGAATGGACTTACGGTCTGATCGCACTCTGCCAGGTTGAAATGAGCGCCTCTACAACCGCTTGCGAAGGGTTCTCGAGTTGTGTTTTCAGATCGAGCTGTAAACCGAGATCACGGTAACGACCAAAGAGCGAGTCCCGATCATCGAGATTTACAGTCACTTGAGGGATGACCGGACGAAAACCGAATTCACGCATCGCAATCGTCTGCTCCGCTGGACTGAGCAAAAAGTCGCGTAAGTGGAGCGCCGCTGCTCGTTCAGCGCTATCAACCCACGGCGCTGTCAAAATGGTAAAGGGATGATCACTGAGCAACGTTGTCTCAGGATAGTAGACTCGTACCTCCAAGAAACGTCCTTCGGCCTGGCGAAACACCTGCAACGCGAGACTTTCGTAGGTCGTAATGATGTCATACACGCCGGGCCGAATAACGAAATCGGTTGTCAGCGTACCAGTACTATCCGGCCAAGCCGGTACCTTCAGTTGTCGCAACCAATCACGAAACCCGGAGTCACGTACCTGACTAACATTCAATTGGGTAGTCTGATGATACTGCGCGGCCAAAATGATTAGCGTCTGCAACCCCCCATTACTTGAGACGGGTGAAGAAATCCCGACCTTCACCGCTTTAGCCTGATCGGGGAGTTCACGCTGCCATAATAACCACGGATTTGTAATTCCGGCGGTTGATTGAGCATCACGCATGAGAGCCACGATTGGCGAGAAGACCAGGGGTGAGACCGAATCACGCAAGAGATCGGGTCGTATCTGGCGCAGTTCATCAATTTGAATCATACTGGCCGGGCTGATGGCTGTCGGTTGATACCCTTCGCGTTCAATGGCCTCTATCAAGCCACGCGAACCGGCTACCCGGAAGCGAACTTCAATCCGGCGACCGTTGATGTTTGGGTTCGTCTGAGCAAACCGTTCAAGGGCACTCCGAATCCAGGCTTCTTTCTCGGAACTGACAGCCAGTTCGACCCGAATTGGTGGCGCGGCAGCGGCAAGCGGAAATGGAGACCATCCAATCGGGCCAAAAATCACCGTTGTCGTGGCCATCAGAATAGTGGCTAAGAGGTATATACCAGCAATGACACGGGAGATTCTGAGCATGCACTCCTCGCTCGACTACTGCGGCAGTTCAATGGTCGTATCTTCACCCAACCTCGATAGACGATACCGCGAAACCGGTAGATAGCAGTCTTCCTTATTCGACAAGATCAGTAGTAGAAAAACCTGACGAAGTCGGTAAACCTATTCGTTGTAGCTCGTCGACCACGTTGCCGAGAATACGTTAAGACCATTTCCATGGTAGCACCTTATCAATACCAGGACATTGCCAATTTGATGAATTCATCTACTGATACGTAATCAATACAGCTATCGTTACAGAAAAGAAGTTATTATTGTGTTGGCAAATTGTGAAGAGTTTAACTTAATCTAAATATCTACATTACTTAACCATTACTTAATAATTCAATGATGATTGATTAATCTGGGTATCCTACTATGACATCACGATGAACGAATACCAATGCAACAGATGAGTATGGCCACGTATACACCCAGACAAGAGCGACATCCGAATACGTTACGTCGCGAACATCGTGAATGGTTATTGTTCGCACTCTTCATCGGTCCCAATCTGTTCCTTTTTGCAGTATTCACTTATTGGCCGCTACTCTACAACATCTACCTCAGCATGGTACGTTGGGATTTTCTCCGCCCAACAATGACATTCGTCGGTCTACAAAACTACATCGATGCATTTAGCGACCGGCGGTTTTGGAACATCATCTGGCAAACCGCTACGTTCACGATATGTTCGGTTGGATTGACCCTCATTTTAGGATTACTCCTAGCCCTGCTGCTCAATCAACCGCTACGCTACCGAAACACTGCGCGTGCCATCGTCTTTTCACCGGTAGTGATGTCAGGCGCGGTTGTAGCAGTAGTTTGGAGCTATATTTTCGATCCACGCTACGGGCTTATCGATCAATTATTAGGCTTTATCGGTCTTGACTCACCCAACTGGCTGGCCGATCCATTTTGGGCGATGCCGGCAGTGATCATTGTCTACGTATGGAAAAATCTCGGCTACGCTGTTGTGATCTATCTTGCTGGCCTGCAGAGTATTCCGCGAGAGTTGTACGATGCGGCACGGGTGGACGGCGCTGGCGCATGGGAGCGGTTCTGGAATGTCACCCTCCCCGGTCTCTCGCCAGTTGCCTTTTTCCTTTCGGTGACCAGTGTCTTGACCTGCTTTCAAGCCTTTGACATTATTCGCGTACTGACCAATGGTGGCCCGGCTGATGCAACGACCACACTTATTTTCCACCTTTATGAATTGGGATTTGTCTCATACGATGCCGGGAAGGCTGGAGTGGTTGCAATTGTACTGTTCCTGATCATGCTCTTCTTAACGATTGTGCAGATCCGTTATATCGAGCGACAAGTGACTTACGGATGAGGTGCAGGCGTCTGCGATAACAGAGCAGTTCGTTTTGAAACGTGGATAGATATGGCGACGATTAACGAACTTGAGCATTCGGTCAAACCGACCACTGTCCATCAACGACGCCTTCCACTCTCATTGCTAGGATGGCGTATTGCTGGGTATCTTGCCCTTATCATTACTGTGCTCATCATTGGACTACCAGTTTACTGGACGGTGATGGCATCCTTCAAGGAGACTCGTGAAATCTACTCGCTACCGGTAACGTGGTGGCCTACCAGTCCTACCCTCAACAATTTTCCGGCAGCCTGGCAGGCGGCGCCCTTTGGACGATATTACCTGAATAGCTTTATCACGACGTTCTTTGGTGCAGGAATTGAAGTAATCCTGGCGCTGTTTTCGGCTTATGCGCTGGCATACCTGCATTTTCCGCGCAAAGACCTTGTCTTTCTGCTGTTGCTGGCAGCCCTGATGGTACCGGTTGAGATTACTATTGTGCCCAATTATCTGACCATCGCTCGCCTCGGCTGGATCAACACCTACCAGGGCATCATTATTCCAGGTGCAGCAATTGCCTACGGTACCTTTTTGCTACGCCAGGCATTTATGGCTGTTCCGCACGAAATCCTCGAAGCGGCGCGCGTTGATGGAGCCGGGCACTTGCGCATCCTGTTTAGCGTCGTAGCACCGATAACACAACCGGCTATCGTTACGATGGCATTGCTATCAATAGTGAGCAAGTGGAATGAATTCCTCTGGCCACTCATCGTTACCAACACCACCGATATGCGCACCTTACCGATTGGTGTCTTCTGGCTACGCAATAGTGAGGGTCTGTCCAATTGGGGCGTTGTAATGGCCGGGTCACTCTTCCTGATCGTACCGGTCTTGATCACCTTTCTCTTCGCCCAGCGGGCCATTGTTGAAGGAATGACCGCCGGTGCGGTGAAGGGTTAGGACAACGTCGGAGCATATCTCGTAGAGCGAGGGCAATGCGCCCTTGCAGCGTGGATAATTCACAAAACGGTTGGTGCATAACGGTACCCACTCCGTATGCGAATAGATGGTCTTTTCCCCCTTCGGTCCAAGTTCTGTGAAAGAAGGAGCAAACATGAAGCGAACATTCACCCGACGCGAATTCCTGCGTCTGATGATGGCAGGCGGCGGTGCAGCAGTTTTGGCAGCTTGTGGTGGGCAGAGTGGGCAATCAACGAGTCCTACTGCACCAGCAGTCGTGAGTCAGCCCGGCTCGAAGGTGAAGATTACCTACTGGGGTTCATTTAGCGGCAACCTGGGTGAAGCCGAGCAGGCGATGGTCAAAGCATTCAACGAATCTCAGAATGAGGTTGAAGTTGAGTACCAGTTCCAGGGAAGCTACGAAGAGACCGCGCAGAAGTTCACGGCAGCGTTGCAGGCCAATACCACGCCCGATGTTATTTTGCTCTCGGATGTGTGGTGGTTCGGCTTCTACCTGGCCGGCGCGATCACAGCACTTGACGATCTGGCCCGCCAGGTCAACCTCGATTTCAACGACTACGAGCCGGTTCTGCTCAACGAAGGTGTGCGTAAAGGCGTCCATTACTGGATACCGTTCGCCCGCAGTACGCCACTCTTCTACTACAACAAAAGCATCTGGGCCGAAGCTGGCTTACCCGACCGTGCACCGGAAACATGGGCCGAGTTTTCCGAGTGGGCGCCAAAGCTGGTAAAGAGCGACGGCAGTCGGGCAGCATTTGGTCATCCCAATGGCGCTAGCTACATTGCCTGGCTCTTCCAGGGTGTGGTCTGGCAATTCGGCGGTCAATACTCTCTCCCCGACTTTACTATGACAATGACCGATCCCAACACGCTCCGTGCAGCCCAGTTCTACCAGGATACGGTCGTGAAAGAGAAGTGGGCCATCTTGTCGCCAAACCTGAATCAGGATTTCATTGGTGGCGCGATTGCCTCGATGATGGCATCAACCGGTGCGCTGGCCGGCATTCAGGCGAACGCAACCTTCCCGGTTGGCGTTGGTTTCCTACCCCGTGAGACCAACTTCGGTTGTCCGACCGGCGGCGCTGGCCTGGCGATTGTCAGTCGGGCACCCGCCGAGAAGCAACTGGCAGCGATGAAGTACATTGCCTTTGCTACCAATCCGACCAGTGCAGGAGTTTGGGCACGTAGTACCGGCTACATGCCGGTGCGGATCAGCACCAAGCAAACCCCAGAAATGATTGAATTCTTCAAGCAGAATCCGAATTTCAAGACCGCCGTCGATCAGTTACCGAAGACCCGTGCTCAGGACGCGGCCCGTGTGTTTGTACGCAACGGCGACCAGATCATCGGCAAGGGCCTGGAGCGGATTATCGTCAATGGCGAAGCACCAAGCTCGGTGTTTGCTGATGTGAATGATGAATTGACAAAGGCGGCCCAGCCAATCCTCGAAGACCTGAAGGCGGTCGAGGGTTAAAAGGGCAGGCACCGGTATTTGTAAAATCAGTGCCTGACTGAAGAGCATTACCGGTGGCGAGGGCGAACCATTGATGAACGCCTATGCTATTCCCTCGCCTTAATTCCACGCACTGTTGGTGAATTCACACTTTGCAGCAGACCGTCTTCGGGATATTCGGCAGCAAAGCGAGTGTGAAATGCTGTAATGTACGCACCAATTTTAGCCGAAACGATGAAATATTTACACGACAGCAAGGTAGGTTTGGAACCCGCTTCTATCGTAACGATTGTAATGATGACTTCTACAACTATGCTCTTCACACAAAAAGCATTTTACGGACTATAGCAATATTAAGATCACACTGAGATTTAAAGGCTCCTGCTGTACAACTAATTGACGGGAACGTTCAAAAGCGTTATCATCACCTACTTACCATTCCATTACTTTATGAGAGAAGAACAAAGGAACGTACATATACGAATCCTTGTACCCGATAACCTGACGTTGATTGGCATCTAAGAATCATTAAATCGTTTGGTCGTCATGCTGACCATCACCAATCCCAAAATTGCCGGTTTTGCACCACGCTGGGCCTCATATCGTGGTTTAACCATTCTTTTCGATAACATTGGTTTACGCCGTGACGGCCCATGGTTACGGCTCGATTGCGCGCTTGATGCAATTCCTGAATATACGCTTTACCGTGGTCTGCGCGCCACGATGTGTCATCTCAATCCCGATCTCCTGTTACAAAAGTATCTTTTTTGTGCTCTTCCCCCCTCGACATACCATGTCACTCTATGGGATGGGCCAAACGATGGGAATGTTGGGCAGGCATTACCACACATGCGTCAACGAATGGACGATCTCTTGATCGATATTCCTGGTGCACTCAGCCATGGAAACCTGATCAGTGGAACAATCGCCGGTTCACCGCTTATTCGACGGAAAGGGTGGACGGTCAGCTTTACCGTTCAAAGGTTGGTAATTGTGCATCAGGCAGCACTGGTGGCTCTGTTAACGCCAACCCCTGAAACTACTGACACCTTTATGACTTTGAACCAATTACGGAGTACCTGGAATACAACGTTTCGTAATCGGTTTGGCATTGCGGCATACGAACCGTACCTGCCTCACATCACCCTGGGCTATTTCGCGAATGCAGCGCTGGCCGACGCAGCACAAAACGAACTTTCACGGTGGGAAGATGTCGCGTTACAACATACGGCCGGTACAAGTATCACTTTCAAGAGCGCCAGTCTTTACGGCATGCTCGATATGGTTACGTTCTTTCGCACCGTGCGGTGACGGGGGCAGAGGAACAGCGCTACCATGCCCCTGGCAATACCGCGACCGTCAGTCAACACGCCAGAGCCGCGCCCACTATCATGAGGTGAACCTGTACCCACCAATGCGGTGACAGGGAGTAGAGGCACAGCGCTGCTGTGCCCCTAATGTTGTCGTGCCTACCATTCAGGGCAGATTGGGAACCCGCCCATACAGACAAAAAAAAGAGACATTGCTACGCAATGTCTCTCGCAGAGGAAGGGGTCACCGGTTCGGTGAAGTCTAGCGAGCCTCACCAGCGGTGACGCCCGTATGCTTACTACTACCCATGGGCATCACCTCCTTCGTGCCTGATCGGCTGTTCAATGTGCAAATACTGACATAAGCACTATACCTGAGATTTTCGCCAAAGTCAAGGGCAAAAAAAGCTATCCCAACCGGAGTGCATAGAGATCACGGAGAGTTCGACCTGGAATCATCTCACTCAGTGTGCTCCGTGGTGCGTTTTTGTAATGAACGCAAAGATGGTATAGTATCGTCAGGTCAACCAGTACAGACACGGCATCAACAATGGCACCAAAAAAGACATACTACCTCGTCGTGCGTGGGCACAAGCCTGGTCTCTACCAACAATGGCACGGAGCAGAAGGAGCAGCGGCCCAGGTTCAGGGCTTCCCCAACGCACTTTACAAAGGCTTTGCTACTCTTGAAGCTGCTCATGAATGGATTCGTTCACTCACGCCGGCAAATCAGGCGCTGGCTCAACAGCTCCTCACAATGTCGAACGCGGTAGACTCTGCTGAACATCTACAGATACCAGCCGACATCGTCGTTATGTACACTGACGGTAGTGCGCTTGGGAATCCAGGGCCTGGAGGATACGGGGTTGTGTTACGCTACAACCACCATTACAAAGAACTTTCTGGTGGGTTTCGTCTGACCACCAACAACCGTATGGAGCTTATGGCCTGTATTCTTGGTCTGAAGTCGTTGGATCGTTCGATACAGGTAAGGATTTACAGTGACTCAAAGTATGTTGTCGACTCCATCCGCAACGGCTGGGCAAAGCGCTGGCAGGCCAACAACTGGATGCGCAGCAAAACCGAGCCGGCAAAAAATGCCGATCTCTGGGCAGAACTGTTGATGCTCTGTGAACGTCACCAGGTCGAGTTTATATGGGTTCCTGGTCACAGTGGCGTGCCGGATAACGAACGTTGCCACGAGTTGGCTACTTCAGCAGCGCAACAACCAGATTTGCCACCAGATATTGCATTTGAAGCACAGCTCCAGGGGGCTGGTTTGGTAGAGTGAATGTTGTGCAAGGGGTTCTTATCTCGGGGATTTTCAGGGCCTGATCAAAAAAACGTTGGGTATGTACCGCGCCTGTGCGACTATTGCATGAGAGGTTTTCAACGTTCTTTCTCTCCAGCCCCCACGTTCCCCCTACCCCTCCCCGTGAGGGAGAGGTAGGGGGCAAGGGGGAGGTGAGAGGGCGCTAGGCATACTCCGCAGCATAGGCACTAAAACCCTTTTCCCTCGCGTAGCGGAGGCGCATGCGTTGCCCGCTAGCGTTCAAAACACGATATTGCGTACCATTGTCAAGTCTCATCAAAAGCCCAAGTTTTTGATCACACTCTAAGAGATTCGTCTTACCATCCTACCGCAGATGGTCATTTCTCGTTCGCGGCTACGTTTGGGCGCCGATGGGTATTACGCCGGCTACGCAGCGTCGTGCCGCCGATAGTACAGGTGCGGTTCAGACGGTGGCGACGGTGTCGGGTCGACAGGAGGCGGACGATGGCGGCGCGGACGAGTTTGGCGCGGACGACGTTGGCGGCGCCGAACCCGTCGGCGATGGGATATGACCACCATCCGGCCTCGGAACAATGATCCAGGTATCACATCAGGTCAAATGCGTGGGATGCCATCACATCACAAGGGACAGAAGACAGGTTTCTGATCACGCTCTAACGACCCGGATCGGTGAGGGCAAAGAGCAATTCTGCTTCACAAGCTAGTTGATCGGCGACAGTAGCACGCGCCTGACCTTTACCAATTCCTCTTCGCATCTTTTCGAGTTGTACTTCGAGTCGCAGCGTATCTCCGGGGCGTACCACTCGCTTAAAACGCACGCCATCAATCCCGGCAAAAAGGACCAGCTTACCGGCATGTTCAGGGAGGCTCAAAGCAGCAACCGCACCAGTTTGTGCCAGTGCTTCAAGCATCAACACACCGGGCATGATTGGATTACCGGGAAAATGCCCCTGAAAATACGGCTCGTTGGCTGAGACCAGTTTTTCACCTACAGCACGCACGCCAGGCTCTAACTCAACAATCCGATCTACGAGCAGAAATGGGTAACGATGAGGAATGAGGGCCATAATTTCCTGAATCGACAACATACATGCTCCTCGTTTGTAACTCAGCGTCTTGGTGAGGCCACTACGATCAAGCGCGGACTGGCAGACGTATACGGTTCGAGATCGTAATTCCCATAAACGGCGCGTAGGGTAAACCCGGCCCGCGCCAGCAGATGCTCTAACTCGAAGCGGTAGAGCCAACGCATTGTAAATTGCATAGTTCGTCGAGTAAGTGAACCGTCGGCGGCTGTTTCGTCATAGATAAACGTAACGTGGCTGATTTGCTCGGCAGGGTCACTCTCGATCATCACAAACTTTTGTACATAGCGACCATCGAGTTCGTAGCTACGCTCAAACTGCATGCGGCCATCTTCGCGGGTAATCACCAGCGGATCGGGGTTGAAGAGGTCGATAATCAAGGTTCCCCGCCGTGTCAACGCCCGCCGCACAACCGCTAGAGTAGCCAGTTGATCTTCGACAGTTGTTAAGTGCATAAACGAATTGACAGCCACAAACGCCAGTGAAAAATGATTTTCTGGTAAAGAAACGCTGCGCACATCAGCTTCAATCAGCGTTACCCGTTCGATGACATTCTCAGCAACCAACCGTTCACGAGCCAGTGCCAGCATTGCCGGCGAGAGATCGACACCAGTTAGATGATGACCGGCGCTGGCCAAGGGGAGCAAGACGCGACCGGTACCACACATCAACTCCAGGATTGGATCGCCGGTACGGCGCGCCCATTCACGGTAGAAGGGTATGTCATCGTGAAAGTGCCGAAAGTCGGCATCGTAGTAGCGAGCAAACGGATCGTAGAGATGCATGAGTTTCAGCCTGAAATATATCACAGATGTGTCGCACAGCCACGTGCAGCGTATAACAGCTATATCAGCCCAGGAACTTCGTCATTCCCATAACCTATTCCGCTCGTAGCAAAACAATGGAATGGCACGATGAATAAGCGCACCTGCGGCACTTCTTGAACGTAGAAACGAATATTAATCCAAGATCAGAGACAAACACTATGCCTGAAAGGCGTCATAGTCACGGATTGAACAGCAAAAAGAGTACACCAAAGGTAAACAACATCAGTATCAAACCCAAAATACCAATGAGTAGTATGCGTGGATCGATGATCGGCTCGAATCGCGGAGCGCCAGGTAGTTGCGTCTTCGACAGAGGTACGCGGGGTGGCTCAGGTGGCGGCGGCGGTACCCGAAAGACGTCTTCTGGCGTCAACGTTGGTATACGCGAGAGGTCATCTGGCTTGGGCACCGACAGTGAGTCACGAGCCTCACTGGCACGACGGAGCGCCCCAAATAGGCTACTGCCAATAGAGATGACCACTATAAGTACGATAATAGCAATGAGTAGTTCTGCTGTACTAATAGGTCTTCCGATCTGCTGACTCAACCAACGAGCCAGCGGTGGTAGAATAGAAGGGGCAATGATAAAAAGGATAAACACGAGCCAGCCCAGCCAGCCCGAACCACGACGACGTTCTTCCATAGCTTCCCCTTTCTCACGAACCGGCAACCGGCGCTGCACGCACAATCAGGCGATGAGAGTAGATTCCGATAGGAACACACGTTATCAAGGTCAGCGTCTCTCGACTGGTTGGCGCCAACACCCAGGTTTCATCAGGGAGAACAGTGAGGACTTCGCGAACCTCATAGCGCCGATCAACACCATTAACGGTTACCAGTACCTCATCACCAACGGCAATTGCCGGTAACTGATTGAAGATAATACCACGGTACCCAACATGACCGGCAATGACGATATTGCCGGCGGTACCGGGATAGCCACTGATAGGCCAGTAGTGAACAGCCGTATAACGTGGGACATCCCAGGTGCCGAATGAGAATCCGGCACTGATGACTCCGGTATCAACTCCGATCCGAGGAACCCGCACCCGCGTCGGGCGGATTGCTGCCCACGCAGCGTCAGGTGTGTTCACCGCTTGCAGTGCCCACTCAGGTACCGGATGAGCAGCCAGCCAGTCACGACCTAGATGCCCGAGTAAGACCTGATAGCGCGGCGGATTTTGTGGATGCCATTCAAAACGGGCACGTTCAAAGAATTGAACCAGACGCTGCTGGCCGTTTTCGTCGGTAAATTCAAACGGTTCAGAGAGTGGAAAACCGAAGGTTGGCAGACCGCCGTTCGCCCACCAGAATGATCGGAAGGCACCACTCAGACTATGGCCGGTTTCAGGGAAAAAGTCAGCATCGGCGGGCGGAGCGGCGAGCGGTGCAAACGCCGGATGGTCGGCCCATGCAGCGGCAGCCCATCGGCCAAGATGACCGA comes from Chloroflexus sp. Y-396-1 and encodes:
- a CDS encoding carbohydrate ABC transporter permease — protein: MQQMSMATYTPRQERHPNTLRREHREWLLFALFIGPNLFLFAVFTYWPLLYNIYLSMVRWDFLRPTMTFVGLQNYIDAFSDRRFWNIIWQTATFTICSVGLTLILGLLLALLLNQPLRYRNTARAIVFSPVVMSGAVVAVVWSYIFDPRYGLIDQLLGFIGLDSPNWLADPFWAMPAVIIVYVWKNLGYAVVIYLAGLQSIPRELYDAARVDGAGAWERFWNVTLPGLSPVAFFLSVTSVLTCFQAFDIIRVLTNGGPADATTTLIFHLYELGFVSYDAGKAGVVAIVLFLIMLFLTIVQIRYIERQVTYG
- a CDS encoding class I SAM-dependent methyltransferase; this encodes MHLYDPFARYYDADFRHFHDDIPFYREWARRTGDPILELMCGTGRVLLPLASAGHHLTGVDLSPAMLALARERLVAENVIERVTLIEADVRSVSLPENHFSLAFVAVNSFMHLTTVEDQLATLAVVRRALTRRGTLIIDLFNPDPLVITREDGRMQFERSYELDGRYVQKFVMIESDPAEQISHVTFIYDETAADGSLTRRTMQFTMRWLYRFELEHLLARAGFTLRAVYGNYDLEPYTSASPRLIVVASPRR
- a CDS encoding VWA domain-containing protein, which codes for MISRWFKLYAILMIFLLPLSGCGDFLPAGLGDDNPITIRFAYSQDKEKWLTEQIARFNEQRITVNNRRVVVEGMSEASGVARTEIKKGTLNVTVWSPSASTWLEVLKQETGNQNIAVSNKPLALSPVVIAMWKPMAEAMGWPNRPIGWKDMLELSNDPQGWGRFGHPEWGRFSWGHTDPEVSTTGLSTLIAEFYAATGKREGLTVADVQSEQATAFIRQLGRSIKHYGYNTVVFSQNMKKFGMSYISAFPMGELTLIDFNKFDPPATPLVAIYPAEGTFWHDNPFIIMASASADERAAAERLYEFLLSEESQRAAMGYGLRPADPNIPLTDPISPAYGVDPQGVQEVLTMPPAEVIVAIKDAWKLNRKRADILLVVDTSGSMEGDKLTMVKAGIETFLLRILPEDRLGLITFDSKARLVVPMAPLSENRIAIQTAVQEMRASGRTALFDALELARQTLEALPPAEDDRIRAIVLLSDGADNASRISLDQLRDAFEESDISIFPIAYGSDADRQVLDVIAEFSRTIVVVGDTGDIAQIFENLSRYF
- the rnhA gene encoding ribonuclease HI, yielding MAPKKTYYLVVRGHKPGLYQQWHGAEGAAAQVQGFPNALYKGFATLEAAHEWIRSLTPANQALAQQLLTMSNAVDSAEHLQIPADIVVMYTDGSALGNPGPGGYGVVLRYNHHYKELSGGFRLTTNNRMELMACILGLKSLDRSIQVRIYSDSKYVVDSIRNGWAKRWQANNWMRSKTEPAKNADLWAELLMLCERHQVEFIWVPGHSGVPDNERCHELATSAAQQPDLPPDIAFEAQLQGAGLVE
- the fabZ gene encoding 3-hydroxyacyl-ACP dehydratase FabZ, whose product is MLSIQEIMALIPHRYPFLLVDRIVELEPGVRAVGEKLVSANEPYFQGHFPGNPIMPGVLMLEALAQTGAVAALSLPEHAGKLVLFAGIDGVRFKRVVRPGDTLRLEVQLEKMRRGIGKGQARATVADQLACEAELLFALTDPGR
- a CDS encoding ABC transporter substrate-binding protein, translated to MKRTFTRREFLRLMMAGGGAAVLAACGGQSGQSTSPTAPAVVSQPGSKVKITYWGSFSGNLGEAEQAMVKAFNESQNEVEVEYQFQGSYEETAQKFTAALQANTTPDVILLSDVWWFGFYLAGAITALDDLARQVNLDFNDYEPVLLNEGVRKGVHYWIPFARSTPLFYYNKSIWAEAGLPDRAPETWAEFSEWAPKLVKSDGSRAAFGHPNGASYIAWLFQGVVWQFGGQYSLPDFTMTMTDPNTLRAAQFYQDTVVKEKWAILSPNLNQDFIGGAIASMMASTGALAGIQANATFPVGVGFLPRETNFGCPTGGAGLAIVSRAPAEKQLAAMKYIAFATNPTSAGVWARSTGYMPVRISTKQTPEMIEFFKQNPNFKTAVDQLPKTRAQDAARVFVRNGDQIIGKGLERIIVNGEAPSSVFADVNDELTKAAQPILEDLKAVEG
- a CDS encoding sortase; this encodes MMRYNTIMRQLLVFLLVVLTLSPLSAAANTIAGIPILFRETGHTLAYAFREFYDRQGGLPIFGYPLTEVFIEDGRPVQYFERARFEWHAELALVQVGHLGRWAAAAWADHPAFAPLAAPPADADFFPETGHSLSGAFRSFWWANGGLPTFGFPLSEPFEFTDENGQQRLVQFFERARFEWHPQNPPRYQVLLGHLGRDWLAAHPVPEWALQAVNTPDAAWAAIRPTRVRVPRIGVDTGVISAGFSFGTWDVPRYTAVHYWPISGYPGTAGNIVIAGHVGYRGIIFNQLPAIAVGDEVLVTVNGVDRRYEVREVLTVLPDETWVLAPTSRETLTLITCVPIGIYSHRLIVRAAPVAGS
- a CDS encoding carbohydrate ABC transporter permease: MATINELEHSVKPTTVHQRRLPLSLLGWRIAGYLALIITVLIIGLPVYWTVMASFKETREIYSLPVTWWPTSPTLNNFPAAWQAAPFGRYYLNSFITTFFGAGIEVILALFSAYALAYLHFPRKDLVFLLLLAALMVPVEITIVPNYLTIARLGWINTYQGIIIPGAAIAYGTFLLRQAFMAVPHEILEAARVDGAGHLRILFSVVAPITQPAIVTMALLSIVSKWNEFLWPLIVTNTTDMRTLPIGVFWLRNSEGLSNWGVVMAGSLFLIVPVLITFLFAQRAIVEGMTAGAVKG
- a CDS encoding substrate-binding domain-containing protein, whose translation is MLRISRVIAGIYLLATILMATTTVIFGPIGWSPFPLAAAAPPIRVELAVSSEKEAWIRSALERFAQTNPNINGRRIEVRFRVAGSRGLIEAIEREGYQPTAISPASMIQIDELRQIRPDLLRDSVSPLVFSPIVALMRDAQSTAGITNPWLLWQRELPDQAKAVKVGISSPVSSNGGLQTLIILAAQYHQTTQLNVSQVRDSGFRDWLRQLKVPAWPDSTGTLTTDFVIRPGVYDIITTYESLALQVFRQAEGRFLEVRVYYPETTLLSDHPFTILTAPWVDSAERAAALHLRDFLLSPAEQTIAMREFGFRPVIPQVTVNLDDRDSLFGRYRDLGLQLDLKTQLENPSQAVVEALISTWQSAIRP